The DNA window AGCTTCAATCAGTTGAACGACTGACCTAAAAGTTGGAGAGAGCTATGTGATAAAACAATACAATAAAGTGTTCTACGTGTTCCCAACATTTCCATGGTCCTTAAAACTATGAACTAGAAGCTCAGTATAGCAATTCACACAAATTAACTTCTATTCAACAGACATGCATAGAAAATATCAAACACCATTATAGCAAGTTTAAAATGCATTGTAGTGGGATATTTGATTCATGCATATCAGGAACCTCCAATAACTGGGAAACCaggatattttttttaaagaaaactattTCCTTGGCACAACAACCACATGCCAGCAGAACCCAAAGACATCAGATTTGTAGATTTCAGCACATAAAAATCGAAACTTGAACACTGAAAAAAATCCAACAGAACCCAATCCAACAGAGGAAAATCCAAAACATGATCCAATCCAACAGAACCCAAAGACATCAGATTTATAGATTTCAGCACAAAAAAATCGAAACTTGAACcctgaaaaaaaatgaatccaGATAGAGAGATACCTCTGAATGCAGTACTGCTCAATAGGGGGAGTGGAAGTAGATAAATAGAGGCGGAtctttggttgcagatgcagTATTGGGGAGATCAAAGCACTGCAACATacaaagaaatcaaaacaaGCAAATCAGAAAAGAATACAAAGAAATCGAAGCActacaaaatacaaagaaattcagcaGAATTAGGAATTGGGTGTTAATAAAATCGAAACAAGCAAAtcagaaaaagaataaaaatgccacttcaaatttacataaaaattaattaaagatatGAATAGAGAGGGTCAGCGGTGAGAGCCCTGGCCAACCAACAATGCATGATGGTTGGGTTGATTAGCACTGCATcaatgttgaaaaaaaaatagaaaacaaacaGCTGCATCCACCATCTCGATCAATCGAGATTTCAGAACATGCAATGACTTGATGGCAACCctaattttggttttgcatagctAACCCTAGACAAGTACTGGACCCTTTAACTTTGCCGCCACTTGGGGTTAGGATTTGTAAGAATATGGGGTTTAGTTTCAACAATTACGGCATGGAAGGTGGACGAGTCAGTCCGTCCAAATGGGTAGGGTTTCTGATTGTGAGCCTCCAAAAAGTGGTATGAGGATTGAGAAAGCTACGTAGATACTCAAGCAACAGCAAACACCAAACCAAGAGAGAAACAAAAAGTActacaaaatacaaagaaagaGAGACCGAGAGGCTATACAATCACAATCAGATCGAACCTGGAACGGAGATGCAGAGCTGAAGTTCACGGAGAGGCACACataagaggatgaggaggaaggttGCGATGGGGAGATGCACGGATGAAGAACTTCACAGCGgcagagaagagaagaggaTATATAGGGTTTGTTGTATGATTTAGAaggtgtaaatattgaaaaagctaaggggtatttttgtcttaaattttatgatttttgtgTTTCACTGGATGAaaaaacccgttccaggggggagggGAAACCAAAATTTAACCCATTTTCGTTCCATGGGACACGTATTCCACATAATTTTAGCACACCAAACATGGGACGGAATGCGTCCGTcccatcccacgtaccaaacgcaccctaaaagaaataaaattccTAGTTGAAAAAcccagaaagaaaaataaaatgcgTCGACAGCAGGATTCGAACCTGCGCAGGCAAAGCCCAACAGATTTCGAGTCTGTCTCCTTAACCACTCGGACATATCGACAATCTTGTGTCATCAACAGAAGAAAGgatatataatattttatttctctctctctctctctctctttctgttaATTTAATTTTCGCGCTATTGATGAAAGGGGGAATTTCAGTGTCGGGCGAGCCCTAAATTCAACACAGCAAATCCCTAAATTCGTTCCCACCCAATTTCtctttaatttgaaaatttcacaaCAGGCTCTCACCAGTTGCTGCGAATCTGAATCCTCAGAGAAATGGGAGAAGCTTCTGGAATTTTGAAGCTGATTTCGTACAGCGACGATCTGGTGAAGGTGTTGAAGGACGAGAGGGACATCAACAACTTGGCGCAGTGTCTCCAGCACCGCGAGGCCCTCCGCTCCTCCTGCGATTCCGATTTCAATGAAGTCCAGAACTCGCTTCGAGGTTTGTTTCTTCACTTGGGTTAtgtttgtttcccgagaaaatttACGACCCAGAAAATTCTCAGTCGGTTGGTTATACTTTTTCACTTTTGAAGCTGCTAAACTCTTCAGTCTATACTTAACATAAATATTGGATtgtttagttttggaaattacTGTATGCACACCCCCGCAGAGAGCTGCATCTCAAAATGTAGGGTTCTAAAGTATTTTCCGGGAAATTTTTCCCAAGAAATTGGAAAAGGGCGGATTTTTAGGTCTAATTTATGGTTCTTTGTTTAGCTTTCGACTGAATTATTTCCGGTATCTGTGATGCGGATTGGAAACAATTTTTACGTATTTGCCGTATCTTCCTTTCATAAATGCTGTTCGAAGAGATATTTGGTTGATGTTGTATGTCGGTATGTGCGTTGATTGATGAGTTCTTATATGAAGCAGACTACCAAATAAAGACAGATGAATGCAAGCGGAAAACCGAGGCAGCAAAATTGGAAGTTGTTGCTGATGAAGAGCTAGACCGTCTTCAAAGAGAGTTTGATGTGGATGCTGAAATAGAAAGTTTGCTTATGGAGGAGCTTAGATAAGTATACATTTAGTTGCGTTGGCTGtcagatttttaattttaggttGACTAGCAATGGTTGCTGATTTGGCTCTCTTTTGCTTCAGCACAGTTATAGGCAGCGAGATTAGTGATTTAGAACGCCAAAGGATTGATGTTCAGGAGAAAAAGCGAAACTTGAAGAGGCGTGAGCAAGATGAGTTCAGGGAACAGTAAGTATTTCGAAGTTTGATGCTGACATTATGTCGATTCTTTCTCTTCTATTCTCAGTGTTTTATATTTCTTAGGTTTGAAAAACATCGGTAAAAGTTTATACATTCTGTGTTGTTCATGAAATGGATTGTTCCGGTCGTGACAGACTGACAATCCATATCTAATCAATGAAATATTATCTCTAATCTACAGGAGGAAGCTTGCCATGTATGCTTCTGTCACAAACATTATACCAAACCTGGAAGATCAATCGCGTGATATGGGCTGTATCCTACTGCTGAAACTTATTAGATGCACATGCATATTCGTTCATTTGTTTGTTCGTTCATTCTTTTTATGCAATGTTATTAGAATATGATAAGGCTGTTTTATATTGCAATCACCTTTGTTTTCCTTAAGCCTAAAATTACAGATATAGTGGATAGCAATAAGAAAATTGTTCAGAAGTTTGAATTCGACCCAACAAAGACGACTGCCTTCCAAACATGTGATAGCGTTTGGAAGATGATAGCTTCGTGATAGATCTTGAGCATTTCCCTTCGGACGGCTCATATTATGGGATGGTGTTGGTGCCCTATGGAAGCATTTTGGTTGTGTAATGTGCGTTTTTACAGTCTATTTGTTGTAGCAGAAGTTTGAAAGGCGTATTTGAACGTCATATATTCGAAAATCAGTTTCATTCACATCTGTTGAACCAAGATACACCACCAATAGATCATCTTAAAACACTACATATAATGCTGGTCAATTATTCGTATGATACCAACGTGATCTTATTAATTTGCTACACCATGTAGGTTTCCAAAACATAATGTAGCATAAGCTGCAGCATATGCCAATTCATAGACTCATCAGCAATACCGTTTTGTGTATATATCAGGACCGGCCTTGAGATTTTGAGGGTTCGTTGCAAAATTTGAACTGGAGCCCTGACTAAGAAGTAAGAACAGAAATAAAATGTGCAGCGTCCAATTTTGGCTCACCTTTTTCTCATAGCCACTATCGTAGCATGTCAGTAAAGGTTCAGGGCTCATATTGTGAATCCGACAAGAAGATTTCCATACGTATTCCTTCGATCGATTTTCTTGGACGGCAAAGTACTCAATGCAAGAAACGAAGGGTAGAGGGCACTAGCCGAGGTTGATAATGGCCATGAGATCCTTGTCCGAAATCAATAGGGGTACCAATTGCTCGATGAAGGAAGCACAGATTGAGCAAAGTGCTATAATAAATAGTCAGATCAACTTTCAGATGATGGTCTGCTACTTGGGGATTCAGAGGAAACAAAGGCGGGGTGGCGGAGTCGATGCCATGATCACCTTCAACGGAAGAACACGACGAAGAGAAACGGACAGCAAAAGAGTAAGAACAACAAGGGACAAGAACAACTTAGGAGAAGCCATTAAGGCATTCATTTAGCTCTTAATGCTTGCTTAATTAGCACTTAAGGGTGGTGAGCGTATATATTATACAGATGCCCCAAATGCAATGTGAACACTTACCAAAATTGTTTAGGATGCATAATTACACGTCAGAAAATCTcggtcttttgtttttcttttacaaTTAAGGGGCTTAGGATTCTGCTAAATAaggattaaaaaaagaaaaagaaaaatagggcTCAAGCTACATAATTAACTGTAATTAGAACCCCTTTTGTGTACTTAGCAAGTCCTGCGAATCCATGCACATCATAAATCCGATGTTATATAGGGAATGACTAATGACCTGCTCATACTTATGGTTAAACAAGAAAAGCATTATCCTAAATAGGTGAATTCCTAAGGGGTCGTTTCGTGCTTCGAGTTGGATTGGATGGGAGAACTCGTACGATTCAATGTACAAGTGATGGTAGAGCtgaatgatttttcattttgatcggATTAGAATAGATTACATGATGAAAACACATTCCTTCTAGGCACCGGACGAGCTCTAGAGTTCATAGCTCCAAACACACCCCATTTCCTATACCAACATTTGTGCTAATCCTGAATATTAATATAAATCAGGTACTTAAGCAAGCTGAGAAATTGATTTCTGCGGCGATAGAGTACTCTATTGTGCCTTTTGCTTCAAATGCACAGATCCGCAGGCCATCGGCACGGCCACACCTTTGTAAGCCTTGCATACGTAGGAAGCGAAATTTTCATAGTCCTGCATTAAGGCGAAAAACATTGAGAGAGATAATCCTGCATCAAGGCAAAAAATGTAACGTGAAAGAGAGATGACGAACATTTCCAATCGGTTGATTGTTCAGAAGCAGCCATGGAACGAACTTAAGAGGCTGACTGAGGTACGCGGTTTCATTCGCATATTTTAGTTCAAGCTGCATTATGTTACCAACCTCAATTGTCAGATTACGCGACATAAACACGAATTATAGTAGATACGACGATGACTATTCGACGAGTACTAAACGAAGTTAACCTTTGTTGCATTTGCACTTTCGTAGCAATCCAAAACGGGCTTTAAAGGCAATCCCAATGAGCTGAAACAAGTTTGCCATTCCTTGTGCCTTCCCTCGATGGCCAGAAATTCTATGCAGTATATCAAAGCAAAATGCTTGTTCTGCATCACAAATTCATCCGAGTCCACGCGAATCCGAATACATTTAAGACCAAAAAAATCACATGCCGGCCAACATtctattaaaaatcatcattgcAGCAATAATTTGTATGGAAAGAGAGGGGTCTCACCACATCATGTAAAACGTCAATTGCGCAAGCTTCCAGAGAATTTAGCCTGCACTCATCTGGTCCGTGCTgtataatttgacaaaaatcgTCATCAAGAAACTAAGGGCTGTTCGATGATCATTTCATTTAcgatttttagttttatttagtTCCCACCGTCACCCTTAATCCAAATTGGTCATTACTCATTTCTACCATACATATTTCCTCTATCTCTAACacaaaaagtgaaaactaaaaacgaTATAATTATACCAGACGGACACTAAATGTACAATAATACCTGTTTGGTTGCCAAGACTttgatgaaagaaaaaaaggcaaCAGAATATGCAGGAGTGATCGTGCAAACAAACCGTAAAAAACCCCATTAAAAAGATGAAGATGGAGAATCGACCTGACAAAAAGTGGCGTTCTTGGAATTGTTTGTAGATGCATTTCCCCAAGGAACCAGCCTGAGATTTAGAATGGTGATGAGTTCATTGTCGAAAATTCGAGCAAGATTTTTGACGATGAAAGTAGCACAACGGGGGCAAAGAGTTTCATAGTAAACTGAGAGAGTAAGTTTCTGAGCTTCAATACTCGGAACTGATCCGAACGAGCACAAAGTGCTGGCAATGATCAAAGTGAAGAATAAATAAGTAGCAGCAGCCATGTCTCTGGGATTTTAGAGCTGCTGGGTTTATGCAGTTGGTTTAATTAAAAACCTCCTACCAATATACCAAACTTGTGATATCAATTTCCAAATATTTATTGTAAATTCATTTTGTAGCTGTCCAATCCCTTTCGATTTAATTTGGAAAATGCTTGTAGGGTTAAAGTTTCTATTTACTTTTATGTCTTTTACTGTAGGGTTTTTGTTTCTTACTATCGTGGATAAGAATCTCATCATAAGATGGCAATCAATGTTTCCGTACAACTTTCTGCAGAAACAAGAGTCGTTTGTCTAGTATAATTTTGGCAACAAGTCTTCCGAACATGTTTCTAATTCTCGCTATACACACATCATCTAGTGACGGATCTAGGAAATTTTCTTATTGGGCGCAAGATATAGTAGAAAATGCCCATTCTTATTTTGCTTTAGTCGTCTCGGAGGACTTTTGTTAAACAGCTTACCCCACGGCAGTTATACTCAAAGTAGAGATGGAAATCTTTTAGATCGTCGATAGCAAAACAGGCGAGTAGGAACAATAGCCTTCACTCGCCATTGCGTGAAACCGTCGCTGGCACCTAACCTATTGAATATTTTGTTATTCACCAATGTTATAGTAATGTGAAAGATGTAATCAATGACAATCGAGTGCTGTCAGGTTTGCCATCACTTGGTCACCTCCATCATTAATTCATGACGCCGGCATCTAAATGTTCTTTGGAGCTTCCATGAAAAAGCCTAGAGAAATAACACGACATCAATGATctgttgtgtttggctcatacatTTGTGAGTAATTATGAGTCATGTGTTGACAACAATTGAAGATCATGTGAATGCTACAAGAAAATGGTAGCAACCGTGACTTTGTGTTTGCTTGCATGCAATTGTGCATGCTTTCTCTTCTATGCATTAAATGACAAATGGAGAAAAGTTGTACTTTATAGACTAGGTATAGACTTTGGAAAAGTTGTACTTTATAGACTAGGTATAGACTTTGGTGCATGCTAGGTAGGCTAGGTGATGATTATGTCATGTGAACTCAAGACTTTTTGGTCTTGGTTGTTGGTATAGTTGCTAGTTTATGCCTATAACTAGATGCAATATTTGTGCATTTAGTATGCTTAGAAAGTGGGAAGGTAAGCATCATAGAAGCATCCAAggagagagcattcggctctcccatgggaaaggttgaacatgggttgagagaaaatcaagagaggtAGAGTGAAAAATATCtctagtgaaagaactcttggggtagagtgaggttcttgggaaaattctatgagtgggtgtgcaagggatttaggattgggttatgttgatttaactcatgtgtacttgtactgttattcataatgaagagcaatgtctctccggggacgtatgcatgtttttgccgaacctcgtaaatttttcggtgtctttatttcttgtattttattctgttcaactgagtgtgatttggtgaagttgtaatctgaatctcgtttccgcactaacaaacgggccaaggcacaacatGATATGCAAGGAAAACTCGAGGAACCGGTTTTTCTTGCCCGGTTGATTCAATCTCATAACCAATTGATCTGCAAGCTTGTGGAGGTTGGACATAAAGTTTTGGTAGTCCGAAATACATAGAACAAATTATAAATGAGAGTGACAAAACCCGATAACAACTTAATTACCCATATCTTGAATGCCACATTGACCAGTTTTCAAGTAAATTGGCTCGAGATATAGACAACGTGACATCTTAGGTAGGTTTCTCTCACAAAAAAAGCTAACTAGGTGAATTACTAAGTGACCTACCTCTTGAAGTTTATTATTGACAATCACCCATTGCACAAATCTATGTGGGGGTTTAAGCTTCGCAGTTTCCGTagcaaatcttccttcaaaatcTATATGTGtatatcaaagaaaaaaattgtaatcgATGAAGCTTTTAATTCTCAAATAATGAACCAGTTCAAATCACCAgaacaatacacacacacacacacattaagAGGAGTTCCGCTCACTGTCTACATAGCGAGATGAATAGTACCCTCGTCTTGCCTGTATGGTGACCATGTATTCACAACACCCCTTATGTTGTAGAGCCAACAAAAGGGCAATAATATTGAACTATAGACAATCACTGTGGTCAATACATGGTCAGTATGTACAGGATGCTTTCCACTCCGTGAATAGTGAAACGAGATACAGACAGACACACACATGCGTGTGAAATATGAATAGAACTTGGCTACTGAAAAAATCAGCAGCAGTTCTTGCTCCTCACCAATCGCAGATGAATATGTGTCCAAtttgttattaaaaaataattacttGGACACGTGTCCATCTACGATTGGTGAGGAACATAAGCTGCTACTGATAAATTAGCAGCCAAGCTCTGTTCGTGAAATATAACTAAGATGGAATTACTAAGATCACCAACAAGAACATGAAGAATCTGAACAATTTCCTAAAACACATTGGTtgctttttgttcttttgtgcAATCTAGGTTGTCTAAGGATTTGGTTCACCAGAGGATTTCATTTTTATGATTAAGGAGTTCTActttggttgttgttgttgttttctgTTCTTATGTAAAAATATTGGTTTTGTTCTAAAAGAATCTCTGAATATGTTGTACttcttgttatgttttctggatTGACTCATTGGCTTTTTGTCTACCCTTTTGTGGAGCATATGTGACTCATTAACTTCAAGAAATAAATCTTCCAAATTAGAGGACAACCAATTAAACcaataaaattaacaaatttcaGATAACATGGATAATTAGGAAGAAcaaattctctgaaattcaaaaaACCCACATACAATTAGATCAtagcccaaaagaaaaaaaattcaacatacACCTCGCTCTATCGATTTACAGGTAAGACACGAACGAATCAAACCCTAGAATCGATAACAATTTCAAAAAACGAAGAAGGTAGGAGAATAACACCTCTGTTGTGCGAAAAGGCGAAACTTGGAAGAGGATTCAATGGCGGAGcacaatctgaaaaaaaaaaaaaaaatcttagctTTGGAATCGAATCCAGAACCCTAGCTAGCATGCAGCTCGTATTTGTAAAGGTTAGGTGGACCCAAGTTGGGCCGGGCCGAAATAAAATTACTTTGACCCGAAGTTTAGAGGTTTGGGCTTattggaagagagagagggtgcgTGACGAAGAATGAGAGGGCTTAGAATATATTACTTGCTCGGCAAGTGATGCAATTATTTTGGGAGATATTACTTGCTCATCAAGTAATGCAATTACATATAGGATGGAACGTCTACATTTCACAGGTACCCTTACTTGGCATTCACAAATCCGGCTGGATTTCTATCATGTCTACCAAAAACACTAACACAGATGACCAAAACGCCGACAACGTGGAAACAACGGGGCGGCCGCGGCATCACGTACCCGAAGGTGTTATCCACCGAATCCT is part of the Malus domestica chromosome 12, GDT2T_hap1 genome and encodes:
- the LOC103450690 gene encoding kinetochore protein SPC24 homolog — encoded protein: MGEASGILKLISYSDDLVKVLKDERDINNLAQCLQHREALRSSCDSDFNEVQNSLRDYQIKTDECKRKTEAAKLEVVADEELDRLQREFDVDAEIESLLMEELRVIGSEISDLERQRIDVQEKKRNLKRREQDEFREQRKLAMYASVTNIIPNLEDQSRDMGYIVDSNKKIVQKFEFDPTKTTAFQTCDSVWKMIAS
- the LOC114819184 gene encoding gamma-interferon-responsive lysosomal thiol protein-like translates to MAAATYLFFTLIIASTLCSFGSVPSIEAQKLTLSVYYETLCPRCATFIVKNLARIFDNELITILNLRLVPWGNASTNNSKNATFCQHGPDECRLNSLEACAIDVLHDVNKHFALIYCIEFLAIEGRHKEWQTCFSSLGLPLKPVLDCYESANATKLELKYANETAYLSQPLKFVPWLLLNNQPIGNDYENFASYVCKAYKGVAVPMACGSVHLKQKAQ